A genomic region of Chromatiales bacterium 21-64-14 contains the following coding sequences:
- a CDS encoding [protein-PII] uridylyltransferase, giving the protein MTSIPAPPAGLDPASVQRARIAGEPPLAIFRRALDTSDAELARRFAEDAPADELVHGRARQVDGVLIAAWRELLGGAGPDLALVAVGGYGRGELHPCSDIDLMILVAQGVDREHHREGIERYLTLLWDLGLDVGHSVRSVDDCVREAQQDITVATNLMEARLLTGPEALLDALRAATGPDRLWPSRAFFEAKRKEQQTRHTKFHDTAYNLEPNIKEGPGGLRDIQMVGWVAKRHFGAATLHDLVAHGFLTEAEYQALADGQNHLWRIRFALHDLTGRREDRLLFDHQAAVARRFGYQDADHNLGVEQFMQVYYRTVMELGRLNEMLLQLFQEAILYGDDPGAPVPINRRFQARNGFIEVTGPDVFRHYPFALLEIFLLLQQHSELTGVRASTIRLIRAHRKRIDDKFRADLRARSLFMEILRQPRGVAHELRRMNRYGILAAYIPAFGQVVGRMQYDLFHVYTVDEHTLTLVRNLRRFTVAEFSHEFPLCSGLIQQLPKPELLYIAALFHDIAKGRGGDHSELGAADAEAFCRAHGLSQYDTRLVCWLVRNHLIFSLTAQRRDISDPQVIHGFAQKVGDQAHLDYLYLLTVADIRATNPELWNAWRQALLLELYNAVTRALRRGLENPIDKQERIAEAQEEAGAELRRLGLGEEAIDQVWDEVSEDYFLRYLPDEIVWHTEAIAGCTAADLPLVLVRPHSTRGGTQIFLYTAEADHLFATATAALDQLGLTIVDARIIKSRHGFTLDTYLVLEADGGLIEQPYRLDEIRVTLQRRLRTPERSVAVTRHPSRHLKHFSIPTQLDFVQDDSNRRTVIDLLTGDRPGLLSQVGQAFHRCGVRVQNAKVTTIGAQANDVFFVTDLRNEPLSEERIRELRGILSAALDQNDPGRSVARSTPA; this is encoded by the coding sequence ATGACGTCCATCCCTGCGCCGCCCGCAGGCCTGGACCCCGCCTCTGTGCAGCGGGCACGCATCGCGGGTGAGCCCCCGCTGGCGATCTTCCGCCGCGCTCTGGATACCAGTGATGCCGAGCTGGCCCGGCGCTTCGCGGAGGATGCCCCTGCCGATGAGCTGGTGCATGGACGGGCACGCCAGGTGGACGGGGTACTCATCGCCGCTTGGCGCGAACTACTGGGTGGCGCTGGCCCCGACCTGGCCCTGGTGGCGGTGGGGGGTTACGGCCGCGGCGAATTGCACCCGTGTTCCGACATCGACCTCATGATCCTGGTCGCCCAGGGCGTGGACCGGGAACACCACCGCGAGGGTATCGAGCGTTACCTGACCCTGCTCTGGGACCTGGGGCTGGACGTCGGCCACAGCGTGCGCTCCGTGGACGACTGCGTGCGCGAGGCCCAGCAAGACATCACCGTGGCCACCAACCTGATGGAGGCGCGGCTCCTGACGGGGCCCGAGGCCCTCCTAGACGCCCTGCGTGCGGCCACCGGGCCGGATCGGCTGTGGCCGAGCCGCGCGTTCTTCGAGGCCAAGCGGAAGGAACAGCAAACGCGCCACACCAAGTTCCACGACACTGCCTATAACCTGGAACCGAACATCAAAGAGGGGCCCGGGGGCCTGCGCGATATCCAGATGGTGGGCTGGGTGGCCAAGCGTCACTTCGGCGCCGCCACCCTGCACGACTTGGTGGCCCACGGATTCTTGACCGAGGCGGAATACCAAGCCTTGGCGGACGGCCAGAATCACCTGTGGCGCATCCGCTTCGCCCTCCATGACCTCACCGGGCGACGCGAGGACCGGCTGCTGTTCGATCACCAAGCCGCGGTGGCGCGGCGTTTCGGTTACCAGGACGCCGATCACAATCTGGGGGTCGAGCAGTTCATGCAGGTCTATTACCGCACGGTAATGGAGCTGGGCCGTCTGAACGAGATGCTGCTGCAACTATTCCAGGAAGCGATTCTGTACGGCGACGATCCCGGCGCTCCGGTCCCGATCAACCGCCGCTTTCAAGCCCGCAACGGGTTCATCGAGGTCACCGGTCCGGACGTCTTCCGGCACTACCCGTTTGCGCTGCTGGAAATCTTCCTCCTGCTGCAGCAGCACTCGGAGCTTACGGGTGTGCGCGCCTCCACCATCCGCCTGATCCGCGCGCACCGTAAACGCATCGACGACAAGTTCCGCGCAGACCTGCGTGCCCGCAGCCTGTTCATGGAGATTTTGCGCCAGCCGCGGGGCGTGGCCCACGAACTGCGGCGGATGAACCGCTACGGCATCCTCGCGGCCTATATACCCGCCTTCGGGCAGGTGGTGGGGCGCATGCAATACGACCTGTTTCACGTCTACACGGTAGACGAGCACACCCTGACCCTGGTCCGCAACCTGCGCCGCTTTACCGTAGCCGAGTTCAGCCACGAATTTCCGCTGTGCAGCGGGCTGATTCAGCAGCTGCCCAAACCCGAACTGCTGTATATCGCGGCGCTGTTCCATGACATCGCCAAGGGACGCGGCGGCGACCACTCCGAGCTGGGCGCGGCCGACGCCGAGGCCTTCTGCCGGGCCCACGGGCTCAGCCAGTACGATACCCGCCTGGTCTGTTGGCTGGTGCGCAACCACCTGATCTTCTCCCTCACCGCCCAGCGCCGGGATATCAGCGATCCCCAGGTAATCCACGGATTTGCCCAGAAGGTGGGCGACCAAGCGCACCTGGATTATCTCTATCTGCTGACCGTGGCGGACATCCGGGCCACCAATCCGGAATTGTGGAACGCTTGGCGCCAAGCCCTGCTGCTGGAACTCTACAACGCGGTGACCCGCGCACTGCGACGCGGGTTGGAGAACCCCATCGACAAGCAGGAGCGCATCGCAGAGGCGCAGGAAGAGGCCGGCGCCGAGCTGCGCCGGCTCGGGTTGGGGGAGGAAGCGATCGACCAGGTATGGGATGAAGTGAGCGAGGACTATTTCCTGCGCTATCTTCCCGACGAGATCGTCTGGCACACCGAAGCCATTGCGGGCTGCACGGCCGCAGACCTGCCCCTGGTGCTGGTGCGACCCCACAGCACCCGGGGCGGCACCCAGATCTTTCTCTACACGGCAGAGGCGGATCACCTCTTCGCCACCGCCACCGCGGCCCTGGATCAGCTCGGTCTGACCATCGTCGACGCACGCATCATCAAGTCCCGGCACGGGTTCACACTTGACACCTACTTGGTGCTGGAGGCCGACGGTGGTCTCATCGAACAACCCTACCGGCTCGATGAGATCCGCGTCACGCTGCAACGCCGGTTGCGCACGCCGGAGCGCAGCGTCGCGGTGACGCGCCACCCGTCACGCCACCTGAAACACTTCAGCATCCCCACGCAACTGGACTTCGTCCAGGACGACAGCAACCGGCGTACGGTGATCGATCTGCTGACCGGCGATCGCCCCGGCCTGCTCTCCCAAGTCGGCCAGGCCTTCCACCGCTGCGGGGTACGGGTCCAGAACGCCAAGGTCACCACCATCGGCGCCCAGGCCAACGACGTATTCTTCGTGACCGACCTGCGCAACGAACCACTTTCGGAGGAACGGATCCGCGAACTGCGTGGCATCCTCTCCGCGGCCCTGGACCAGAACGACCCAGGGCGCAGCGTGGCGCGCAGCACACCTGCCTGA
- a CDS encoding type I methionyl aminopeptidase, with translation MPVTLKTPEEIEKMRVAGRLAGELLTMIEPYVQPGITTDELDRICHEYIVSEQQAIPAPLNYRGFPKSVCTSVNHVICHGIPSSKRLKTGDIINIDVTVIKDGYHGDTSKMFFVGEPSVMAQRLVKVTHEAMMIGIRMVKPGVRLGDIGHAIQRHAEQHGYSVVREYCGHGIGREFHEDPQVLHYGTPGTGLVLQPGLTFTIEPMLNAGKPDVKLLPDGWTVVTKDHSLSAQWEHTILVTQDAHEILTTRPGNEV, from the coding sequence ATGCCCGTTACCCTGAAGACACCGGAAGAGATTGAGAAGATGCGCGTGGCCGGTCGCCTGGCAGGCGAGCTGCTGACCATGATCGAGCCTTACGTGCAACCCGGCATCACCACCGACGAGCTGGACCGGATCTGCCACGAATACATCGTGAGCGAACAGCAGGCGATCCCCGCCCCCCTCAACTACCGCGGATTTCCCAAATCGGTCTGCACCTCAGTAAACCACGTGATCTGTCACGGGATCCCGAGCAGTAAACGACTGAAAACCGGAGATATCATCAATATCGACGTCACAGTGATCAAGGATGGCTATCACGGGGACACCAGCAAGATGTTCTTCGTGGGAGAGCCCTCAGTGATGGCTCAGCGCTTGGTCAAGGTGACCCACGAGGCCATGATGATCGGCATCCGGATGGTCAAACCCGGGGTCCGGCTGGGGGATATCGGCCACGCGATCCAGCGCCACGCGGAGCAACACGGCTACTCCGTCGTGCGCGAGTACTGCGGGCACGGGATCGGGCGGGAATTCCATGAAGATCCTCAGGTATTGCACTACGGCACCCCCGGCACCGGCCTCGTGCTCCAACCCGGCCTTACCTTTACCATTGAGCCCATGCTCAACGCGGGGAAACCGGACGTGAAACTCCTACCCGATGGGTGGACCGTGGTAACCAAGGACCACAGCCTCTCCGCCCAATGGGAACACACCATCTTGGTGACCCAGGACGCCCACGAGATTCTCACCACACGTCCCGGGAACGAGGTGTGA
- a CDS encoding 30S ribosomal protein S2, with protein sequence MANVTMRQMLEAGVHFGHQTRYWNPKMAPYIFGERDKIHIVNLEKTLPLYQDAMNFVGRLAAQGGSVMFVGTKRAAQEIIREHAVRCAMPYVSYRWLGGMLTNFKTVKQSIQRLRELEVMTEDGTFERLTKKEVTRLRREMGKLERSLGGIKDMTGLPDALFVIDVGNEKIAVKEAQKLGIPVVGVVDTNNAPDGVDYVVPGNDDAIRSIQLYVAGAADAVLEGRATRSQAMPEDEFIELDASGSPTTTRAAKPKTAPRKKGAAPKKKAVVTSRASEAVKEPDLLAADADGDDAAGAEDAPGES encoded by the coding sequence ATGGCGAACGTCACCATGCGCCAGATGCTGGAGGCCGGCGTGCATTTTGGCCACCAGACCCGTTATTGGAACCCCAAGATGGCCCCCTACATCTTTGGGGAACGGGACAAGATCCATATCGTCAACCTGGAAAAGACCCTCCCACTCTATCAGGATGCGATGAATTTCGTTGGCCGTCTGGCCGCCCAGGGGGGGTCCGTAATGTTCGTCGGCACCAAGCGCGCCGCTCAGGAGATCATCCGCGAGCATGCGGTACGCTGCGCGATGCCCTACGTGAGCTACCGTTGGCTCGGTGGGATGCTGACCAATTTCAAGACCGTCAAACAATCCATCCAGCGGCTGCGCGAGCTGGAGGTAATGACCGAAGACGGCACCTTCGAGCGTTTGACGAAGAAGGAGGTGACCCGCCTACGGCGCGAGATGGGCAAGCTGGAGCGCAGCCTCGGCGGCATCAAGGACATGACGGGGTTGCCGGATGCGCTCTTCGTGATCGACGTGGGCAACGAGAAGATTGCCGTGAAGGAGGCCCAGAAGCTGGGTATCCCCGTGGTTGGGGTCGTGGATACCAATAACGCCCCCGACGGAGTGGACTATGTCGTCCCCGGCAATGACGACGCCATCCGGTCGATCCAGCTGTATGTGGCGGGCGCGGCGGATGCGGTGCTGGAGGGGCGCGCCACTCGGTCCCAGGCGATGCCGGAAGACGAATTCATCGAGTTGGACGCGAGCGGTAGCCCGACTACCACAAGGGCGGCGAAACCCAAGACTGCGCCGCGCAAGAAAGGTGCCGCGCCCAAGAAGAAGGCGGTGGTGACGAGCCGCGCCTCCGAGGCCGTCAAGGAGCCTGACCTGTTGGCAGCCGATGCCGACGGGGACGATGCCGCGGGCGCGGAGGATGCGCCAGGCGAGTCCTGA
- a CDS encoding translation elongation factor Ts — protein MQISASLVKELRDRTGAGMMECKKALTETSGDLEAAVEHMRKTGLAKADKRAGRVAADGAIVLVRSDDGARAVMVEVNCETDFVAKGDDFQRFSQAVALRALDTKVSDLEALLAAPLRDGDSVSVNVARQELIGKIGENIAVRRFERCELASGTRLGAYLHGTRIGVLVEMTGGDDELAKDVAMHVAASRPTCIDETDVSPELLDREREIFRAQAAQSGKPADIVDKMVQGRLKKFLAEVTLVGQPFVKDPDKSVGKLLKESGAAVTRFHRYEVGEGIEKKVENFAEEVMSQARGS, from the coding sequence ATGCAGATATCCGCCTCCCTCGTGAAAGAACTGCGGGATCGCACCGGCGCCGGAATGATGGAGTGCAAGAAGGCGCTGACCGAGACCAGCGGAGATTTGGAAGCGGCCGTTGAGCATATGCGCAAGACCGGTCTCGCGAAGGCCGACAAGCGGGCCGGGCGGGTCGCTGCGGACGGCGCTATCGTTCTGGTGCGCAGCGACGACGGCGCCCGGGCGGTGATGGTGGAGGTAAACTGCGAGACCGATTTCGTAGCCAAGGGCGACGACTTTCAACGGTTCAGCCAAGCGGTGGCGCTGCGTGCGCTGGACACGAAGGTGTCCGACCTCGAGGCACTCCTGGCCGCTCCACTGCGCGACGGCGACTCAGTTTCGGTCAACGTCGCGCGGCAGGAGCTGATCGGCAAAATCGGCGAAAATATCGCGGTACGCCGCTTCGAGCGCTGCGAACTCGCCTCCGGCACGCGGCTCGGCGCTTATTTGCATGGCACGCGGATCGGCGTGCTGGTGGAAATGACCGGCGGGGACGACGAGCTGGCGAAGGACGTGGCAATGCATGTGGCGGCCAGCCGGCCCACCTGCATCGACGAGACAGACGTATCGCCGGAGTTGCTCGACCGGGAGCGGGAAATATTCCGGGCCCAGGCCGCGCAGAGCGGCAAACCCGCAGACATCGTCGACAAGATGGTACAGGGACGACTTAAGAAATTCCTGGCCGAAGTGACGTTGGTTGGTCAACCCTTCGTGAAAGATCCCGACAAGAGCGTCGGCAAGCTCCTGAAGGAGAGCGGGGCCGCCGTAACCCGCTTCCATCGCTACGAAGTGGGCGAGGGGATTGAAAAGAAGGTAGAAAACTTTGCCGAGGAAGTGATGTCCCAAGCACGAGGTTCCTGA
- a CDS encoding UMP kinase, which produces MPDPAPSYHRILLKLSGEALLGSQDFGIDPQVLNRVGNEIRDVRGLGVQIGLVIGGGNIFRGVGLAEAGIDRATGDYMGMLATVMNALAMQDALERLGVPCRVMSALKINQVCEDYIRRRAIRHLEKSRVVIFAAGTGNPFFTTDSAASLRAIEIGADLLLKATKVDGVYSADPVKQPDAVHYAKLRYQEVLDQRLMVMDHTAIILCRDHGIPLRVFNMNRAGDLMRLMLGDSVGTLVAAD; this is translated from the coding sequence ATGCCGGACCCAGCGCCCAGCTACCACCGGATCCTGCTCAAACTGAGCGGGGAGGCGCTGTTGGGCTCCCAGGACTTCGGTATCGATCCGCAGGTCCTCAACCGAGTCGGGAACGAGATCCGCGATGTGCGCGGGCTGGGCGTGCAGATCGGGCTGGTGATCGGCGGGGGCAACATTTTCCGCGGTGTCGGCCTCGCCGAGGCGGGCATTGATCGGGCCACCGGCGATTATATGGGCATGCTGGCGACGGTGATGAACGCCCTTGCCATGCAGGATGCCCTCGAGCGTCTGGGAGTGCCGTGCCGGGTCATGTCGGCGCTCAAGATCAATCAAGTCTGCGAAGACTACATCCGGCGCCGCGCGATCCGCCATCTTGAAAAATCCCGGGTAGTGATCTTCGCGGCCGGGACCGGTAACCCGTTTTTCACCACCGATTCCGCGGCGAGTTTGCGCGCCATTGAGATCGGCGCCGATCTGCTTCTGAAGGCCACCAAGGTCGATGGCGTATATTCCGCCGATCCGGTCAAACAGCCGGATGCCGTACACTATGCCAAGTTGCGCTATCAGGAAGTTCTGGACCAGCGACTCATGGTCATGGACCATACCGCCATCATTCTGTGCCGTGATCACGGCATTCCGCTGCGCGTATTCAATATGAATCGCGCGGGGGATCTGATGCGGCTGATGCTTGGTGACTCGGTGGGTACCCTGGTGGCGGCGGATTGA
- a CDS encoding ribosome recycling factor has translation MVNDIKKGAAERMAKSVEALKQELSKLRTGRAHTSLLDHITVEYYGAQTPLSQVASVTAIDARTLAVSPWDKNMVSAVEKAIMTSDLGLTPATAGTTIRIPLPPLTEERRRDMTRLVRQEAEAARVAIRNIRRDANNEFKRLLKEKTISEDEARRAEEEIQKFTTHYIEVDVEGVLQAKEKELLEI, from the coding sequence ATGGTCAATGATATCAAGAAAGGTGCCGCCGAGCGCATGGCCAAGAGCGTCGAGGCCCTGAAGCAGGAGCTTTCGAAGTTGCGCACCGGACGTGCCCATACCAGCCTGCTTGACCACATCACGGTGGAATATTATGGGGCGCAGACGCCGCTCAGTCAGGTCGCAAGCGTCACCGCGATCGACGCGCGCACCCTCGCCGTGAGTCCATGGGACAAGAACATGGTCTCCGCCGTCGAGAAGGCCATCATGACCTCCGATCTCGGACTGACGCCGGCCACCGCCGGCACCACTATCCGCATCCCCTTGCCGCCGCTTACCGAAGAACGCCGCCGGGATATGACCCGGCTTGTCCGCCAGGAAGCAGAGGCCGCCCGGGTCGCCATTCGTAACATCCGTCGCGACGCCAACAACGAATTCAAGCGCCTGCTAAAGGAAAAGACGATTTCGGAGGACGAGGCCCGGCGCGCGGAGGAGGAAATCCAGAAGTTCACTACGCATTATATTGAAGTTGACGTGGAAGGCGTGCTGCAAGCGAAGGAGAAGGAACTGCTCGAGATCTGA
- a CDS encoding di-trans,poly-cis-decaprenylcistransferase, translating into MSSHEEISAGVSDRICRSVPRHIAIIMDGNGRWAQNRRLPRHRGHKAGVEAVRAVVEQCSSVGIQVLTLFAFSSENWRRPRAEVRLLMELFISTLGREARRLHRNNVRLMVIGDREAFPERLQQRIRDAEELTRENTGLTLVIAGNYGGRWDIAQAVRQLAAQVQAGTLQPIDITPERLQDHMALHGVPEPDLFIRTGGEQRISNFLLWQLAYSELYFTEVLWPDFDTRALAQALDWFSQRQRRFGLTGQQVEAIKGA; encoded by the coding sequence ATGTCCAGTCACGAGGAGATCTCCGCAGGGGTCAGCGACCGCATCTGCCGGTCAGTTCCGCGGCATATCGCCATCATCATGGATGGCAACGGCCGCTGGGCGCAGAACCGCCGGCTGCCTCGCCACCGGGGCCATAAGGCCGGCGTCGAGGCGGTGCGCGCGGTAGTGGAACAGTGCTCTTCCGTTGGGATCCAGGTCCTCACCCTGTTCGCTTTCAGCAGCGAGAACTGGCGCCGTCCGCGGGCTGAGGTGCGGCTGTTGATGGAACTGTTTATCTCCACCCTGGGGCGCGAAGCACGGCGCTTGCATCGCAACAACGTGCGCCTCATGGTGATCGGGGATCGTGAGGCGTTTCCCGAACGGCTGCAGCAGCGTATCCGGGACGCCGAAGAACTGACCCGCGAGAATACCGGCCTCACCCTGGTGATCGCCGGCAACTACGGTGGCCGGTGGGACATCGCACAGGCGGTGCGCCAACTCGCCGCGCAGGTGCAGGCCGGTACGCTCCAGCCCATCGACATCACGCCCGAACGGCTCCAGGATCATATGGCGCTCCATGGGGTCCCCGAACCGGACTTGTTCATCCGTACCGGTGGTGAACAGCGCATCAGCAATTTCCTCCTCTGGCAATTGGCGTACAGCGAGTTGTATTTCACGGAAGTCCTGTGGCCGGACTTCGATACTCGCGCGCTGGCCCAGGCCCTGGACTGGTTTTCCCAGCGCCAACGGCGCTTTGGGCTCACCGGCCAACAGGTGGAAGCCATCAAGGGTGCTTAG
- a CDS encoding 1-deoxy-D-xylulose-5-phosphate reductoisomerase → MIGVTVLGATGSVGKSTLDVLARHRDRYRVVALTANTDAERLFACCREHRPEFAVLGATAAASRLEERLRDAGVDTRVLSGPEGLATVAGLPQTDYVMAAIVGAAGLLPTLAAVRAGKRVMLANKEALVMAGRLFMDEVARYGAQLLPIDSEHNAIFQCMPPQSDGGLAGIGVSRILLTASGGPFRTAPLSALEDVTPEQACAHPNWVMGRKISVDSATMMNKGLEVVEACWLFQTTPEHVQVVLHPQSTIHSMVEYVDGSVLAHLATPDMRVPIAHALAWPERMSSGAATLDIVAAGRLDFEAPDLERFPCLALAYRAIEAGGTATVVLNAANEVAVQAFLDRRLPFTGIPQVIESVLDRVPLHAPDSLDVILSDDHVARVAADRAVSAWTQRVAP, encoded by the coding sequence ATGATCGGAGTCACGGTCCTGGGTGCCACCGGGTCCGTGGGCAAAAGTACGCTGGACGTGCTGGCGCGGCACCGTGACCGTTACCGTGTTGTTGCGTTGACCGCGAATACGGATGCGGAACGCCTGTTCGCGTGCTGCCGGGAGCACCGGCCGGAGTTCGCCGTTCTTGGCGCGACTGCCGCCGCGTCGCGGTTGGAGGAACGGCTGCGGGACGCGGGGGTGGATACCCGGGTGCTGAGCGGGCCAGAGGGCCTTGCGACGGTGGCCGGTCTGCCTCAGACAGACTACGTAATGGCAGCCATTGTGGGTGCCGCCGGGTTGCTGCCCACCCTGGCCGCGGTGCGCGCCGGCAAGCGCGTGATGCTGGCCAACAAGGAAGCCCTGGTCATGGCGGGGCGCCTCTTCATGGATGAGGTCGCACGGTATGGGGCGCAATTGTTGCCCATCGACAGCGAGCACAACGCGATCTTTCAATGCATGCCGCCGCAGTCCGACGGCGGGTTGGCGGGTATCGGCGTGAGCCGGATCCTGTTGACGGCCTCCGGGGGGCCGTTCCGCACCGCGCCCTTGTCGGCATTGGAGGACGTTACGCCGGAGCAGGCCTGTGCGCACCCCAACTGGGTGATGGGCCGTAAGATCTCCGTGGACTCGGCTACCATGATGAACAAGGGCCTCGAGGTGGTGGAGGCATGCTGGCTGTTCCAGACCACGCCGGAACACGTGCAGGTGGTTCTGCATCCCCAGAGTACGATCCATTCCATGGTGGAATACGTGGATGGATCCGTCCTGGCGCACCTGGCTACGCCTGACATGCGAGTGCCCATCGCTCACGCCCTGGCTTGGCCGGAGCGCATGAGTTCCGGCGCTGCTACATTGGACATCGTGGCGGCGGGACGCCTGGATTTCGAGGCGCCGGATCTGGAGCGCTTCCCGTGCCTTGCCTTGGCCTACCGCGCAATCGAGGCTGGCGGCACGGCCACCGTGGTGCTGAACGCGGCCAATGAGGTAGCTGTCCAGGCGTTTCTGGATCGCCGTCTACCGTTCACCGGGATCCCGCAGGTGATCGAGTCGGTACTGGACCGCGTGCCGCTTCATGCCCCCGACAGTCTGGATGTCATCCTGTCCGATGACCATGTGGCGCGCGTCGCCGCCGACCGGGCCGTATCAGCCTGGACGCAGAGGGTCGCTCCGTGA
- a CDS encoding RIP metalloprotease RseP, with product MHVLLYAAAFAAAISVLVTVHEFGHYWVARRLGVKVLRFSIGFGKPLWIWRAGADRTEYVLAAVPLGGYVKMLDEREAPVSREELPRAFNRKPVLSRMAIVVAGPLFNFLLAIMAYWIMFMLGVIGARPLIGAVAPGSPAAHAGLMANEEIVAVNGHHTPTWDTTRFALLDAALDHKPVQLTLRDPQGHQLERTLPPWKSGALFKDQDLLDVLGVRPWHPSFPPVIGRLVPGDPAQAAGLQVGDRIVALNGTPVLDWDTMAGYIRARPGQALRVTVRRGSAERTVVVDIQKAMTDGGAEGRIGVYPRVPKDLFERVRVMVRYGPAEALGHAFRKTGDMTVRMLQILVRMVSGEASVRSISGPITIAKYAGESASMGLSPFLGFLAIVSVSLGVLNLLPIPILDGGHLLYYLVEIVKGSPVSEKVQMAGQRLGMVLLVLLMSLAFYNDLRRLFVG from the coding sequence ATCCACGTGCTGCTCTATGCGGCCGCCTTTGCCGCGGCCATCAGCGTGCTGGTCACGGTCCACGAATTTGGCCACTACTGGGTGGCGCGCCGCCTCGGTGTCAAGGTGCTGCGGTTTTCCATTGGTTTCGGAAAGCCGCTCTGGATCTGGCGTGCGGGGGCCGATCGTACCGAGTACGTGCTGGCGGCGGTACCCCTGGGCGGCTACGTCAAGATGCTGGACGAACGCGAGGCGCCGGTGTCCAGGGAAGAATTGCCGCGCGCGTTCAACCGCAAGCCGGTGTTGTCGCGCATGGCGATCGTCGTCGCGGGGCCCCTGTTCAACTTCCTGTTGGCGATCATGGCCTACTGGATCATGTTCATGCTGGGCGTGATCGGCGCCCGGCCGCTGATCGGGGCGGTGGCACCCGGCAGTCCCGCGGCCCACGCGGGACTCATGGCCAACGAGGAGATCGTGGCGGTCAATGGTCACCATACGCCCACCTGGGACACCACGCGCTTCGCCCTGCTGGACGCCGCCCTGGACCATAAGCCGGTGCAGTTGACCCTGCGCGACCCGCAGGGACACCAACTCGAACGGACCTTGCCACCGTGGAAGTCCGGCGCGCTGTTCAAGGATCAGGACCTGCTGGATGTCCTTGGTGTGCGTCCGTGGCACCCAAGCTTTCCACCAGTGATCGGGCGGCTGGTGCCTGGGGACCCGGCCCAGGCGGCCGGCCTGCAGGTCGGCGACCGGATTGTCGCCCTGAATGGCACGCCGGTGCTCGACTGGGACACCATGGCGGGCTATATCCGCGCGCGTCCCGGCCAAGCCTTGCGCGTGACCGTACGCCGCGGTAGCGCCGAGCGGACCGTTGTCGTGGATATCCAGAAGGCGATGACGGATGGCGGCGCCGAGGGACGCATCGGGGTCTACCCGAGGGTCCCGAAGGACCTGTTCGAGCGGGTGCGGGTGATGGTGCGCTACGGACCGGCGGAAGCGCTCGGCCATGCGTTCCGCAAGACCGGGGACATGACGGTGCGGATGCTTCAGATTCTGGTCCGTATGGTGTCCGGCGAGGCCTCCGTGCGGAGCATTAGCGGACCCATTACCATCGCCAAGTACGCCGGTGAGAGTGCAAGCATGGGACTCTCGCCGTTCCTCGGGTTCCTTGCGATCGTCAGTGTGAGTCTCGGTGTGCTTAATTTGCTCCCGATCCCGATCCTGGACGGCGGTCATCTGCTCTATTATCTGGTGGAGATCGTCAAAGGCAGCCCGGTGTCCGAGAAGGTCCAGATGGCCGGTCAACGGCTCGGCATGGTTCTGTTGGTTCTGTTGATGAGTTTGGCGTTCTACAATGACCTGCGCCGATTATTCGTCGGCTGA